In Cystobacter fuscus DSM 2262, the genomic stretch TGTCCCCCTCCGGAGACGTGCGGGAGGAGAGCAGCAAGATCATCGAACGGGGCAATCCCGGCTGCGCCATCGGACGGAGGCCCCAAGGGCTGCGCGCCACGGACGGCGTGGCCTGCGCCGAGGCCCTGGGGCGTCACTTCGCGGCGGCCGCCCACCTGGAGGCCGCGTCCATCCAGGCCTTCCTGCGCCTGCGCGAGGAACTCGCCCTGCACGGCGCGGACGAGGCCCTCCAGGACGCGGCGCTCGCGAGCGCGCTGGAAGAAGTGATGCACACGCAGCTCAGCACGCGGCTGGCCCACCGCTTCGGCGCCACGCCCCCCAGGCCCGAGGTGGAGACACTGCCGCTCCGCTCCCTCTTCGAGGTGGCGCTGGACAACGCCGTGGAGGGCTGCACGCGCGAGACGTACGGGGCGCTCGTGGCGCACCACCAGGCGCTGCACGCGCGCGATGAGCAGGTGCGCGGCGCCATGGCGCGCATCGCCGAGGACGAGACCCGGCACGCCGAGCTGTCCTGGGCCATCGACCGCTGGGCCCACGCCCGGCTGTCCGAGTCCGAGCGCACCGCCCTGCGCGAGGCCCGCCGGGCGGCCGTGGCGGCCCTCCGTGCGGAGGTGGCCACGCCGCCCGACGCCGACCTCGTCACCGAGGCGGGCATGCCCACCCCCGAGGTCGCCGCGGCCCTGCTCGCCTCGCTCGAGCAGAGCCTCTGGGCCTGACGCCCGCTCAGGGAATCACGACGGACGCGTCCATGCGCTTGCCGTCATAGGCCGTGGTGCCGCACCGAGCACGGGACCAATCGCCGCCCACCGCCGAGCAGACGCGGAAGGCGCTGATGTTGGACGGGGCCACGTCGATGCCCGGCGAGGTGCAACGCCCGGTGTAGCTCCAGGCGAGGGCACGGTTGACGGAGTTCACGTCGATACAGGGGCCAATCCAAGCCCCCGTGTCCCGCCGCTGCACGTCGATGGAGTACTGGGCGCCGGTCTCCTCCTC encodes the following:
- a CDS encoding ferritin-like domain-containing protein codes for the protein MEPFRLRHLFARTLRASLASPLVLAGCGIVDLTDYSAPACEDGLLTVTGLNPAVPTDFVQLRYFHTYFYPTEEPTQRPNARGSSGTACASASQPAACQSALDALTTKNGFLRSCGIDACTNYFLATTRGDDVAAIDTLEGLRSFLGTIDTAQEAALLAFAQGYYLSCNNLERGAVRADADGGFHVITTTGHACGAGSNVTRHILSVSPSGDVREESSKIIERGNPGCAIGRRPQGLRATDGVACAEALGRHFAAAAHLEAASIQAFLRLREELALHGADEALQDAALASALEEVMHTQLSTRLAHRFGATPPRPEVETLPLRSLFEVALDNAVEGCTRETYGALVAHHQALHARDEQVRGAMARIAEDETRHAELSWAIDRWAHARLSESERTALREARRAAVAALRAEVATPPDADLVTEAGMPTPEVAAALLASLEQSLWA